The following nucleotide sequence is from Melioribacteraceae bacterium.
GAATAAATCGTAAGATTGTATTTTGATTTGTACAATTTTGCCCGGATGGCGGAATTGGTAGACGCGCTAGGTTCAGGGTCTAGTTGGTATTAACCAGTGCAGGTTCGAGTCCTGTTCCGGGCACTCTTTCAAAGTGATTCTTAATATGACATCTCACGAAAGTGATTCAAAAGTTTATAACATCTCTCAAAGACTTTCATCCGAGCATTATGAAAATTTCCCCGTAGCATCATTCCTATTTCCAAAGGATTTAAGAAAAGCTGTATCACTTATTTATACATTTGCTAGAACTGCCGACGATATTGCTGACGAAGGAGATTATGCTAGTGAGGAGAGATTAATTTCGCTTAATAAATATCGCGAAGCTTTTCTTGATGCTCATAAAGGAAATTATCAAAACACATTTTGGAAATTGCTTCACAAAACAATAATTAGTAGAAATCTAAATCCAATTCATTTTACAAAATTGTTAGATGCATTTGAACAAGATCTTTTTAAAAAAGAATACAATTCTTTTGATGAAGTATTAGCTTATTGCGAAAACTCGGCAAATCCGGTTGGAAGAATTATTCTTGAACTTTATGAAATTCGCGATGAACATGTAAATATATTATCCGACAAAATTTGTACTGCGCTCCAGTTGACTAACTTTTGGCAGGATGTAAAAATAGATCTTAAAAAAAATAGAGTTTATATTCCGCTCGAAGATTTTGAAAAATTCAATATCGATAAATCTTTGTTATTCTCAGAACAATCCACTAAAGAATTACGTCAAATAGTTAAATTTGAGGCAGATAGAACAATTAAACTTTTTGTAGAAGGGTCGGAAATACTAAGATATCTTCCGTTCAGATTGAAATTCCAAATTAAGTGGACTATAAATGGCGGAATGAAAATCCTTCATAAAATCAAAAAAAATAATTACGATGTTCTGAATTTTAGACCAACTCTCAAAAAAATCGATTATATTATTGCACTATTTCAACCGGTTAAGAAAAATGTTAAATGATTCGAAAAAAATATCAAAGGAAAGCAAGAGCAGTTTCTACTATGCATTTAGCTTATTGCCTGCTGAGAAGCGTGATGCAATGAACGATATTTATGCATTTTGCAGATATACCGATGACATCGTTGATAATCAAAATTTACCGGATGAAGTTAAATTTGAAAACCTGCGTAAATGGAGACTTGAACTTGAGAAAGCATTAAAGTTTAATTCACAATTTCCGTTGTTAAATAAAGTTTCAAAAAGTATACAAACATTCAACATTCCTTTGGAACCGTTCTTTGATCTTATTCGCGGGATGGAAATGGATCTGCAGTATAAACGGTATTTTAGTTTTAACGATTTACAAACTTACTGTTACCGGGTAGCATCAACCGTCGGGTTAATGTGTATTGAAATTTTTGGTTATAAGAATCCATGCGTAAAAAATTATGCTGTCAATCTTGGTATGGCGTTACAGCTAACAAATATTTTACGCGATGTTAAGATTGATGCAGAATGTGGAAGAATATATTTACCGAAAGAAGATATGGATCGTTTCAATTATTCAGAAAAAGAATTAATGGACAACGTATATAATGACAATTTTGTTTTATTGATGAGATACGAAGCAGCTAAAGCAAGAAAGTATTTTGAAGAAGCGAACAAGAATTTGCGTTTTGAAGATAAGCCTTCTCTATTTGCAGCAAGAGCAATGCAGCATATTTATTTTAGACTTTTAACTAAGCTGGAAGCGGAAAATTTTAATGTTTTTGAAAAGAAAATAAAAGTATCCAAATTTGATAAAGTAGCTTTAGCTTTAGGTGTGTGGGTCAAATATAAATTAGTTTATTGATGGCTAAGATCATTGTTGTTGGCGGTGGTTTCGCCGGACTTTCCGCATCTGTTTTTCTCTCCGATAAAGGACACAATGTAAAATTAATTGAAGCATCTCCAAAATTAGGCGGCAGAGCCTATTCGTTTGATTATAACATCTATGATACTACTGTCGATAACGGTCAGCATATAATGATGGGATGTTATCTCTTTACTTTAGAGTTCTTGGAATTAATAAAATCAACAGATAAAATAGAGATTCAATCCTACCTTAACATCGATTTTGTAGCTAGGGATAAAAAAAAATATCAACTGAGTACCGAAGGAGTTACTTATCCTTTCAATATTCTTTCGGCGTTAAAAAATTATGATGCTTTAACGAACTTGGAAAAATTTCAAGTTGTAAAACTGTTTTTAAAAATTGCAGTATGTAATCCTCTGCATTACAATAATATTTCTACCAAAGAGTTTTTAGCTATGCATCATCAATCGCAAAACTCAATCGATACATTGTGGGATATAATTCATGTCGGAACAATGAATTGTAAACTTAACGAATCATCGGCGGAAATCTTTCTGCGTATTTTAAAAGAAATATTTTTTACCGTAGATGAATCAACAAGAATTGTTTTACCCAAGACCGGATTAAGCGAAATTTACATTGATCAGTCTGCCAAATTTTTAACCGAAAGAAATTCATCGATCTCACTTTCCGAAAAATTAATCAGTATTAATTTTGATAATGATTCATCTATTGCCAGATCAATACTTACAAATCAAAATGCTTATAATGATTTTGATTATTTATTTATCGCAATTCCACCACATCAGTTAGAGAAGATTCTGAAAGAGAGTAATATAAAATTTGAATTACCTTTTTATGAATATTCATCCATTCTTAATGTCCATTTGTGGCTTGATCAAAATCCGTTCAGACAAAGTTTTTACGGATTGATAAACTCAAAAATACATTGGCTCTTTAATCATGGAAAGCATATAACCTTAACTACAAGTTCCGCAGATGAGTTGATTGAATTAAACGATGAAGAGATTATCGATATTATTAAAAAAGAATTAACTAAATATTTTTCTGAATTTCAGACAGTACGAATAATTGATAAGTTGATAATAAAAGAGAAGCGTGCAACATTTAAACCGACTATTGATAATTGTAATCAAAGAAAAAAAATTCCCCATAATATAGGTAATATCCATTTCGTTGGTGACTGGACAAACACCGGTTTTCCTGCAACAATTGAAGGAGCAGTCAAAAGTTCAGCAATTTCAGTAGATATTTTATCTGAAAATCTTAAATAAATCTGAAAAAAAGAGATTTTGATCTTGATTGTTTGTAAATTTTCTTAATACTTTAAAACACCAAGAAAAATATTTTATTAGATGAGATCCGGAAGGAGGATTGAATGTCGCAAATTAAAGAAAAACTAATTCAAAAAATTGAGGAATGGCGCCCGCGTACTACAAAGTTGTTGAAAGAGTATGGTGATGTTAAGATTGGTGAAGTCACAATCGCTCAAGCTATTGGAGGTATGCGCGGAGTTAAAAGTTTAGTTACTGACATTTCCTATCTTGATCCTATGGAGGGAATTCGATTTAGAGGTTACACAATTCCTGAAGTTTTAGCGGCACTTCCTAAACCTCAAGGTTGTGAAATGCCTTATGTTGAAGGACATATCTATTTATTGTTAACCGGCGAAATTCCTACCGAAGAAGAAATTGCTGATTTCACGGTTGACTTCAACAAAAGAAAAGGTGCACCGCAATATGTGTTTGATATAATTAATGCAATGCCTAAAGATACTCATCCGATGACGATGTTTTCTGCTGCAGTTCTTGCTATGCAGCGTGAATCAATATTTGCGAAAAAGTATCACGAAGGAATGCATAAGAATGATTATTGGGACCCAACATATGAGGACTCAATGAACCTTCTTGCTAAACTTCCGCAAATTGCCGCATATATTTATCGATACAAATATAAAAATGGTGATATTATTCCCGTTGATTTAAGTTTAGACTTGGGCGGAAACTTTGCTCATATGATGGGCGTTGATAAACCTTACGATGACATATCAAGATTATATTTTATTCTGCATAGTGATCATGAAAGCGGAAATGTAAGCGCTCATACCGGTCATTTAGTGTCTAGTGCATTATCCGATGTGTATTATTCAATCTCTGCAATGACAAACGGTTTAGCCGGCCCATTGCATGGTTTAGCAAATCAAGAAGTTTTAATTTGGTTGCAAGATGTGATGAAAAAAGTTGGAAGTGATAATCCAACAAAGGAACAAATCAAACAGTTTGTTTGGGACACGTTAAAGTCGGGACAAGTTATTCCCGGATACGGACATGCTGTCCTAAGAAAAACTGATCCAAGATATACAGCACAAAGAGATTTCTGTCTAAAATATTTACCGGACGATCCAATATTTAAATATGTTAGTTTATTATATGAAGTTGTTCCGGATATTCTAGTTGAACAAGGAAAAGCAAAAAATCCTTGGCCTAATGTTGATGCTCAATCCGGTGTAATTCAATGGCATTACGGTGTAAGGGAATATGATTTCTATACTGTTATGTTCTCTGTTGGTAGAGCAATTGGTGTTACCGCAAATATTATCTGGGCACGCGCTCTCGGTTATCCAATTGAAAGACCAAAATCATTAACAACTAAAATGTTGGAAGACGCTGCGGGTATTAAATAGTATTATTTAGTATTTACAATTAAAGCTGACTAAATATTAGTCAGCTTTATTATTATTATTATCTTTCATAACCTTATAATTTTGATTTTTCCCAAAACTATCCTTAACCGTTTAATCCGATGGCTATTATGAGCTAAACTTCCTACTTAAGGTAAAGTCAATCTAAAAATATATAATATTCTTGGTCAGTAAGTTACAGAATTGGTTAACTAAACTATGAAGCCAGACAAACATAAAGTAACCTGGATTGAAGTAATTTACACAAGGGGTATGTCTGTTAAGTAATTTCTGAAAGTGTTACTGGGGGGAGAAATGTTGTTCGGAAGAAAATGATGGTGGTTAAGCAACTTCATAAAACAATAAACCAAGTTTCTTTAAGAAACTTGGTTTATTGTTATCTCAATACTTCAAAACACCTTCATTCATCTCTAAGGAAAACCCTTGTTGCTTAACCCAAGTAAAATTATCTAGTTTATTTTTCTGTCTTTTCCCTAACCATAAACCATTATTATCTAAAAATAATCTGTAAAAATCCTCGCCGTCTTTGTAATACCAAATTGAACTGTCGATTCTCATTTCCCAAATATTGCCGTTTTTCCATTTGATATTCATCTTTATATTAGGCTGCATTTTTACCTCACATTAATTATTCAATTTCAATTAACTTACAAAGAAAATTATTATTTTACCCATCGCAAAAATAAAAGTAAGTAAAGAAGGGTATGAATAAAATTCAAAAAGAAAACAAGACTATAAAAGACAAAGTTGTTGATAATGTTATAAGCATATTAAAAACAGCTGCAATTTTGTTAATAATTATTTCGGCGGTTGTGGAGGCTTCACGCGTTCCAACCGGATCAATGGAAGATACAATACTTGCCGGTGATTTTTTGTTGATCAATAAATATTTATACGGTCCGGCAACACCGAGATATATACCGCTAACCGGAATTGAACTACCATATTTTAGATTTCCCTCATTTCGCGAACCGAAAAGGAATGATATTATTGTATTTAAGTGGCCCGGTAATCGAGATGAAATACAATCCGAAGTTCTTACACATTATGTTAAAAGATGTGTTGCACAACCCGGTGATACATTGGAGATTATCGATAAGGTAATTTTTATTAATGGTGAAGAATTCCCGATTCCTAATCATGTAAATTATGATAAAACGTTGCTTCCCAAAGGAGTTTCCGATCCATACATATTTCCGCGGGGAAGTGGTTGGAATAGCGATAATTATGGTCCGATTGTGATACCCAAAAAGGGAGATGTAATTCCCATAACGCGACAGAATATAGAGCAATGGGAGACTTTTATCAATCGTGAGCACGGTAAAGATGTTGTAAAATTCGTTAATAATGATATCTATATAAATGATCAAAAAACGAACGAGTATATTGTCCAAGATGATTATTATTTCACGATAGGAGATAACCGCGACAATAGTTTGGATAGCAGATATTGGGGATTTGTATCGCGAGAAAGTATTACCGGTACTCCTATAATTATATATTGGAGTTGGGATTCAGCAATCCCATTTAGTAAATTTTTTGATTTACTCGGCTCGGTGCGTCTCGAAAGAGTTGCTAAATTGATCAATTAAGCATCTCCAATATTAATTTTTAAAAAAGTTTATTTATTTGATGGGATTGTCTTAGACAAATCCCATTTTTTTTATATCTTTAATCCCCAAATGATTTTACTCACATCACCCCAACACCTATGAAACTAAATAAGAAAGTTAAGTACATTTTTATTACAGGTGGTGTTGTTTCATCACTTGGGAAAGGTATTACCGCCGCATCACTCGGATTGCTTCTAAAACAACGTGGATATAGCGTTACTATTCAAAAATTTGATCCTTACATCAATGTTGATCCCGGAACTATGAGTCCGTTTCAGCATGGTGAAGTCTATGTAACAGATGATGGTGCTGAAACAGATTTAGATCTTGGTCACTATGAACGATTTCTCGACGTCAGCATGTCAAGAGATAACAATACAACAACCGGACAGGTTTATCATCATGTTATTACTAAAGAAAGACGCGGTGATTATCTCGGCGCAACCGTTCAAGTTATTCCTCATATAACCGATGAAATCAAATCGAGAATTACAAATCTCGGTAAAAGCGGAAAGTATGATATTGTAATTACTGAAATTGGCGGGACTGTTGGTGACATAGAAAGTCTACCGTTCATTGAAGCAGTCAGACAAATAATGTTAGAATTCGGAAGAAAGAATGCAATAAGTATTCATGTAACACTCGTACCGTATATTGCTTCTGCCGGTGAAATGAAAACAAAACCAACTCAACACAGTGTTAAAAATTTACTCGAGTACGGAATTCAACCCAATATACTTGTCTGTAGATCAGAGAAAAAGCTTTCAAAAGAAATTAGAAACAAAATTGCACTCTTCTGCAATGTTGATGATGATGCTGTAATTTCAGCGCATGATTGCAGTACAATCTACGAAGTTCCGCTTGTACTGTTCGAACAAAATTTAGATAGAATTGTATTGAAGAGATTAAAGCTACCCGACATCAATATTGATCTCGAAGGCTGGACTGAATTCGTCTCGAAAGTAAAAAATCCAACCGGTGAAGTAAAAATTGCTATCTGTGGAAAATATACAGACTACTTAGATTCTTATAAAAGTATTAACGAAGCATTCATACATGCCGGTGCTGAAAATGATGTTAAAGTGAAACTAAAATTTATTGAGTCCGAAAGTCTTGAAGACGAAGCAAACCTCAGCAGCCTTAACGGCATTAACGGAATATTAATCCCGGGTGGATTCGGTGAACGAGGTATTGAAGGTAAAATAAAAGCGATAAAATTTGCACGTGAAAATAAAATCCCATTTTTCGGAATTTGTCTAGGTTTACAATGTGCGGTTATTGAATTTGCTCGTAATGTTTGTGGAATTAAAAACGCAAACAGTGCGGAATTTGTTAAAAACAGATCTAGTGTAATTCATCTCATGCCCGAACAAATTAAAGTGAAGATAAAAGGTGCATCAATGAGATTAGGTGCATTCCCATGCATACTTCAGAAAGGCACTAAAGCAAGACAAGCATACAAGAAAGAAAAAATTTCTGAAAGGCATCGACATAGGTTTGAAGTTAATAATAAGTACCGTGATACTCTTGAAAATAACGGGATGGTAATAAGCGGTGTATCTCCGGAAAATGATTTGGTTGAAATGATTGAACTAAATGATCATCCTTGGTTTGTCGGATGCCAATTTCATCCCGAACTAAAATCGAGAGCGACGAAAGCTCACCCATTATTTAGAGAATTTGTTGCTGCCGCAATTGAATGTAAAAAAGGTAAAGAATAAAACTAAGCAAACTGATATATAATAATCTGAAAGTAACTGTAAATCATTTATTTTTAGATATTTAGCTACATTCCTAATTGATTCTTTTTTTCAATTTAGATAACTTTTCTAATTAATTTTTATTTCTTATGCTAAAACTCGCCATATTTGTTTCAGGCAGAGGTTCAAACCTAAAATCTATCGTTAGAAGCATAGAGGAAGGCGAACTAAAATCTGAAATTTTAGCAGTTGTTAGTAATAAGAGTGATTGTCCGGCATTAGTTTATTCAAAAGAGAAATCTTTTCAAACATTTGTTGTTTCATCCGTTCAAAAAGAAGATATAATCTCATATGATGAGCTTGCAGTTCAATTTCGTAAACTTGATATAGATTTAATTGTTCTCGCGGGATTCTTAAAAAAAATTCCGGATCATTTTGTTGAACAATATGAAAATAGAATTATTAATATTCATCCAGCATTACTTCCTTCATTCGGAGGCAAAGGAATGTATGGATTGAATGTTCATCAAGCAGTATATAATTCTTCCGCTCAAGTTAGCGGCGCAACTGTTCATTTTGTAAATAAAATTTATGACGATGGAAAAATTATAGCACAGAAATGTGTTGATATTTCAAAAGTAACATCAGCAGAAGAAATAGCGGAACGTGTTCTTAAAATTGAACATGAACTTTTACCCGAAGTGATAAAACAGTTTTCTGAGGGTAGAGTAAAAATAATAAATCAACGTGTTGTTATTGAATAGGTGAAAAAATTTGAAGAAGCTTGCCCTTTTAAGTGTATCAGACAAATCAAACATTACAACTCTTGCAGCGCGGTTATCAAAATTAGGTTACGACATTATTGCTACTGGTAATACAGCAAAAGTAATCCAAGACGAAGGTATTAAAGTTACAAAGATAGAATCGTTTGCTTCATTCCCCGAAGTTTTTGGCGGGCGTGTTAAAACATTACAACCAAAAGTTTTCGGCGGAATTTTAATGAGAAGAAATAATGATTCCGATATAAAAGAAGCTGAAGAGAATGGCGTTCTACCAATCGATATTGTGTGTGTAAATCTTTATCCTTTCCCCAAAGTTGTTAATAGAACTGATATAGACACTCAAACAAAAATAGAAAATATTGATATTGGCGGACCAAGTTTAATACGTGCCGCAACAAAAAATCATAAATTTGTTTCGGTGCTGACTAGTCCGGATCAGTACGAAGATTTTTTAAATGAAATCGAATCAGGTGAAATTTCATTAGGAACTCGACAGAAACTAGCTTACGAAGCATTTGCTCATACATCATATTATGATACATTGATTGCAAATTTTTTTGAATCGGAATTCAATCAACCTCGCAAAGATTTGCGAATTAATGTCCCGTTGAAAAGTGAATTAAGATACGGTGAAAACCCACATCAAAAAGCATTTGTTTACGGTAATTTCGAAGACTATTTCGAAATACTTCACGGTAAAGAGCTTTCATTTAATAATATTGTCGATCTCACTGCAGCTTCGGAGTTAGTAAATGATTTTGATGAAACCGCATGTTCAATCATTAAACATACAAATCCCTGCGGAGCTGCTTTAGCCGATTCAGTTTATCAAGCATACGAATATGCATTGTCCTGCGACCCGGTATCCGCATTCGGGGGTGTTGTTGCATTTAACAGAAAAATCGATATGCAGACTGCAGTGAAATTGAATGAGATATTTTTAGAAATAATTGTAGCACCGGATTATGAAGATGATGCTTTAGAAATTTTAAAGAAAAAGAAAAACCGAAGATTATTAAAATCGATTAAAGAGTTAGACAGAAAATCTTATCAAGTTAGATCATTACCGGGTGGTTACTTAGCACAAGAACAAGATTTTTCTCATTTAACTAAAGAAAATCTGAAAGTTGTTACAAAAAAATCTTATACTGAATATGAGCTTCGCAACCTTAAGTTTGCTTGGGTGGTTTGCAAGCATACAAAATCAAATGCGATAGTTTATGCGAAAGATTTAAAGGCTATTGGAGTTGGTGCGGGACAAATGTCCAGAATTGATTCGGCAAAAATTGCAGCTTCTAAAGCAAAGGAATTTGGTCACGATTTAAAAGATTCAGTTGCCGCTTCAGATGCATTTTTTCCGTTTCCGGATGGGGTTGAATTAATAGCTGAACAGGGCGCTACTGCTATTATTCAACCTGGTGGCTCGGTACGTGATGAAGAAGTAATCAACAAAGCTGATGAAAAAAATATTACAATGCTATTCACAGGAATTAGAAACTTTAAACACTAAGAGGAAACATGGGTTTATTTGACTTCTTCTCGACAGATATTGCTATTGATTTAGGTACAGCCAATACTTTGATATACATTAAAGGAAAAGGAATTGTATTAAACGAACCTTCTATTGTTGCCTTTGATAGAAACACAAAAAGAATTATAGCACTTGGTAATGAAGCCAAGGAGATGCAAGGAAGAGAACATCGAGAAATCCGTGTGTCCAGACCGATGCGTGATGGTGTTATTGCCGATTTCGAAATTGCCGAAGGTATGATTCGTGCATTTATTAAAAAAGTTAGTTCGAGTGGATTTTCTAGCAGAAGAATTATTGTTGCAGTTCCAAGCGGCGTAACAGAAGTTGAAAAAAGAGCTGTACGCGATAGTGCTGAACATGCAGGGGCTAAGGAAGTTCATTTAATTGCCGAACCTATGGCTGCTGCGATAGGAATTGGAATTGATGTTGAAGCTCCCGTCGGGAATATGATCATCGATATTGGCGGTGGTACAACAGAGATTGCTGTTATAGCACTTTCGGGAATCGTAAATGAAGAATCCATCAGAATCGCCGGTGATGAAATGAACAACGCAATCATGCAATTCTTCAAAAAGAATTATAATTTATTAATTGGCGAAAGAACAGCAGAAGCTATTAAATGTGAAGTGGGATCCGCAGTTCCTTTAAAAGAAGAAGTTACAATTCAAGTTAAAGGTAGAGATTTAGTTGGTGGAATTCCCAAAACTGCAGAAGTTAGTTCGGTAGAAATTAGAGAAGCACTTAATGAAAATGTTGCACAAATAGTCGAAGCAGTAAAACAAAATTTAGAAAGAACACCTCCGGAATTATCCGCAGATATTCTTGATAGGGGAGTGATGCTAACCGGCGGCGGTGCATTGCTAAAAGGACTTGATGAAAGAATTCGTATGGAAACAAATTTACCTGTTCACGTATCTGAAGATCCGCTAACCGCGGTTGTTAGAGGTGCAGGCAAATCTATTGATAATATGAATAAATATTCAAAAGTTTTTATTCGTAAACGAAGCTACTAATGCAAAAATTATTTAGAAATTTAGTTGAACACTTCAGAGAATATATCACGCTTGTTGTACTTATTTTAATCAGTCTATTTTTACTCTCAATAAATAACAAACCCGGTGTTGAGCGTTTTAGAGCAATCTCATTCGGTACTTTCGCTTACATTACGTCTGCTGTTCATTCAGCGTTAAACATATTTTCGGATGATGATGAAATTACGAAATTAAAATTAGCTAACGCGGATTTGATGTTGGAAGTGAATAGACTTCGTAACTATGCACTGCAAAATTCCCATCTTCGTAAAATGCTTGAGTTGAAAGATACAACTGCTTATTCACTAATTGCTGCAGATGTTATCTCCAGATTTTCATCAAAAGTTGAAGGTAATTTTATCATAAATGTTGGGTTAAAGAACGGTGTTAAAGTTGGAATGCCAGTTATTAATGAATTAGGTTTAGTAGGACTTGTTATTAGTTCCGCTTCAGATTTTTCATCGGTTCGTACTTTGGAAAATATTAATTTGAACGTAGCTGTGACTAACCAAAGAAGCAAAATTAGTGGAATATTAAGTTGGAACGGACAAAAACATGTAATTAAAAATATTCCGACAACATTTGATATGGATGTTGGTGATCGAATTGAAACTTCCGAATTTAGTACAATACTTCCCCCGTCAATTCCTGTAGGCATCATTGCCGAAAAGGAATCTGAAGTCTCAGGTTTGTTGAGCAACATTT
It contains:
- the hpnC gene encoding squalene synthase HpnC, which encodes MTSHESDSKVYNISQRLSSEHYENFPVASFLFPKDLRKAVSLIYTFARTADDIADEGDYASEERLISLNKYREAFLDAHKGNYQNTFWKLLHKTIISRNLNPIHFTKLLDAFEQDLFKKEYNSFDEVLAYCENSANPVGRIILELYEIRDEHVNILSDKICTALQLTNFWQDVKIDLKKNRVYIPLEDFEKFNIDKSLLFSEQSTKELRQIVKFEADRTIKLFVEGSEILRYLPFRLKFQIKWTINGGMKILHKIKKNNYDVLNFRPTLKKIDYIIALFQPVKKNVK
- the hpnD gene encoding presqualene diphosphate synthase HpnD; the encoded protein is MLNDSKKISKESKSSFYYAFSLLPAEKRDAMNDIYAFCRYTDDIVDNQNLPDEVKFENLRKWRLELEKALKFNSQFPLLNKVSKSIQTFNIPLEPFFDLIRGMEMDLQYKRYFSFNDLQTYCYRVASTVGLMCIEIFGYKNPCVKNYAVNLGMALQLTNILRDVKIDAECGRIYLPKEDMDRFNYSEKELMDNVYNDNFVLLMRYEAAKARKYFEEANKNLRFEDKPSLFAARAMQHIYFRLLTKLEAENFNVFEKKIKVSKFDKVALALGVWVKYKLVY
- the hpnE gene encoding hydroxysqualene dehydroxylase HpnE, whose amino-acid sequence is MAKIIVVGGGFAGLSASVFLSDKGHNVKLIEASPKLGGRAYSFDYNIYDTTVDNGQHIMMGCYLFTLEFLELIKSTDKIEIQSYLNIDFVARDKKKYQLSTEGVTYPFNILSALKNYDALTNLEKFQVVKLFLKIAVCNPLHYNNISTKEFLAMHHQSQNSIDTLWDIIHVGTMNCKLNESSAEIFLRILKEIFFTVDESTRIVLPKTGLSEIYIDQSAKFLTERNSSISLSEKLISINFDNDSSIARSILTNQNAYNDFDYLFIAIPPHQLEKILKESNIKFELPFYEYSSILNVHLWLDQNPFRQSFYGLINSKIHWLFNHGKHITLTTSSADELIELNDEEIIDIIKKELTKYFSEFQTVRIIDKLIIKEKRATFKPTIDNCNQRKKIPHNIGNIHFVGDWTNTGFPATIEGAVKSSAISVDILSENLK
- a CDS encoding citrate (Si)-synthase, producing MSQIKEKLIQKIEEWRPRTTKLLKEYGDVKIGEVTIAQAIGGMRGVKSLVTDISYLDPMEGIRFRGYTIPEVLAALPKPQGCEMPYVEGHIYLLLTGEIPTEEEIADFTVDFNKRKGAPQYVFDIINAMPKDTHPMTMFSAAVLAMQRESIFAKKYHEGMHKNDYWDPTYEDSMNLLAKLPQIAAYIYRYKYKNGDIIPVDLSLDLGGNFAHMMGVDKPYDDISRLYFILHSDHESGNVSAHTGHLVSSALSDVYYSISAMTNGLAGPLHGLANQEVLIWLQDVMKKVGSDNPTKEQIKQFVWDTLKSGQVIPGYGHAVLRKTDPRYTAQRDFCLKYLPDDPIFKYVSLLYEVVPDILVEQGKAKNPWPNVDAQSGVIQWHYGVREYDFYTVMFSVGRAIGVTANIIWARALGYPIERPKSLTTKMLEDAAGIK
- the lepB gene encoding signal peptidase I yields the protein MNKIQKENKTIKDKVVDNVISILKTAAILLIIISAVVEASRVPTGSMEDTILAGDFLLINKYLYGPATPRYIPLTGIELPYFRFPSFREPKRNDIIVFKWPGNRDEIQSEVLTHYVKRCVAQPGDTLEIIDKVIFINGEEFPIPNHVNYDKTLLPKGVSDPYIFPRGSGWNSDNYGPIVIPKKGDVIPITRQNIEQWETFINREHGKDVVKFVNNDIYINDQKTNEYIVQDDYYFTIGDNRDNSLDSRYWGFVSRESITGTPIIIYWSWDSAIPFSKFFDLLGSVRLERVAKLIN
- a CDS encoding CTP synthase, with the protein product MKLNKKVKYIFITGGVVSSLGKGITAASLGLLLKQRGYSVTIQKFDPYINVDPGTMSPFQHGEVYVTDDGAETDLDLGHYERFLDVSMSRDNNTTTGQVYHHVITKERRGDYLGATVQVIPHITDEIKSRITNLGKSGKYDIVITEIGGTVGDIESLPFIEAVRQIMLEFGRKNAISIHVTLVPYIASAGEMKTKPTQHSVKNLLEYGIQPNILVCRSEKKLSKEIRNKIALFCNVDDDAVISAHDCSTIYEVPLVLFEQNLDRIVLKRLKLPDINIDLEGWTEFVSKVKNPTGEVKIAICGKYTDYLDSYKSINEAFIHAGAENDVKVKLKFIESESLEDEANLSSLNGINGILIPGGFGERGIEGKIKAIKFARENKIPFFGICLGLQCAVIEFARNVCGIKNANSAEFVKNRSSVIHLMPEQIKVKIKGASMRLGAFPCILQKGTKARQAYKKEKISERHRHRFEVNNKYRDTLENNGMVISGVSPENDLVEMIELNDHPWFVGCQFHPELKSRATKAHPLFREFVAAAIECKKGKE
- the purN gene encoding phosphoribosylglycinamide formyltransferase; the encoded protein is MLKLAIFVSGRGSNLKSIVRSIEEGELKSEILAVVSNKSDCPALVYSKEKSFQTFVVSSVQKEDIISYDELAVQFRKLDIDLIVLAGFLKKIPDHFVEQYENRIINIHPALLPSFGGKGMYGLNVHQAVYNSSAQVSGATVHFVNKIYDDGKIIAQKCVDISKVTSAEEIAERVLKIEHELLPEVIKQFSEGRVKIINQRVVIE
- the purH gene encoding bifunctional phosphoribosylaminoimidazolecarboxamide formyltransferase/IMP cyclohydrolase gives rise to the protein MKKLALLSVSDKSNITTLAARLSKLGYDIIATGNTAKVIQDEGIKVTKIESFASFPEVFGGRVKTLQPKVFGGILMRRNNDSDIKEAEENGVLPIDIVCVNLYPFPKVVNRTDIDTQTKIENIDIGGPSLIRAATKNHKFVSVLTSPDQYEDFLNEIESGEISLGTRQKLAYEAFAHTSYYDTLIANFFESEFNQPRKDLRINVPLKSELRYGENPHQKAFVYGNFEDYFEILHGKELSFNNIVDLTAASELVNDFDETACSIIKHTNPCGAALADSVYQAYEYALSCDPVSAFGGVVAFNRKIDMQTAVKLNEIFLEIIVAPDYEDDALEILKKKKNRRLLKSIKELDRKSYQVRSLPGGYLAQEQDFSHLTKENLKVVTKKSYTEYELRNLKFAWVVCKHTKSNAIVYAKDLKAIGVGAGQMSRIDSAKIAASKAKEFGHDLKDSVAASDAFFPFPDGVELIAEQGATAIIQPGGSVRDEEVINKADEKNITMLFTGIRNFKH
- a CDS encoding rod shape-determining protein, with product MGLFDFFSTDIAIDLGTANTLIYIKGKGIVLNEPSIVAFDRNTKRIIALGNEAKEMQGREHREIRVSRPMRDGVIADFEIAEGMIRAFIKKVSSSGFSSRRIIVAVPSGVTEVEKRAVRDSAEHAGAKEVHLIAEPMAAAIGIGIDVEAPVGNMIIDIGGGTTEIAVIALSGIVNEESIRIAGDEMNNAIMQFFKKNYNLLIGERTAEAIKCEVGSAVPLKEEVTIQVKGRDLVGGIPKTAEVSSVEIREALNENVAQIVEAVKQNLERTPPELSADILDRGVMLTGGGALLKGLDERIRMETNLPVHVSEDPLTAVVRGAGKSIDNMNKYSKVFIRKRSY